The genomic interval AGTCCGAGGCTCTGGGAGACGTACCGGTACGTTCGACCGATCTCTTTCCGTTCGACCCGCGACACTTCGGCGACCTCTTCGAGGCTCCGCGGGATCCCCTCCTGGCGACAGGCGGCGTAGAGGCAACTCGTGGCGACGCCCTCGATCGATCGTCCGCGGATCAGGTCCTCGGAGAGCGCGCGCCGATAGATCACCGACGCAACCTCGCGGACCGAGCGCGGAATGCCGAGCGCGCTCGCCATCCGATCGATCTCGCTGAGCGCGGACTGGAGGTTCCGTTCGCCGGCGTCTTTCGTCCGGATGCGCTCTTGCCACTTCCTGAGTCGGCGCATCTGACTGCGTTTGTCGGCGGACAGCGACCGGCCGTAGGCGTCCTTGTTCTTCCAGTCGATTTGGGTCGTGAGCCCCTTGTCGTGCATCGCCTGGGTAGTCGGGGCACCGACGCGGGACTTGTTCTGTCGTTCGGAGTGGTTGAACGCGCGCCACTCCGGCCCGTGGTCGATGTTCGTTCCCTCGACGACCAGGCCGCAGTCCTCGCACACGAGTTCACCGCGGTCACCGCTCTTGACGAGCGTCTCCGTTCCGCATTCCGTGCACACCCGATCACCCTCCGATTCCTGCTCTTTCTGGGTCGATTCGGTTTCGCGCGTTCGCTGGCGGGTGAGCTTATCCATTACGTATTTCTAACGCCGCACAGGCTTAAGGGCC from Natrinema salifodinae carries:
- a CDS encoding transcription initiation factor IIB, producing the protein MDKLTRQRTRETESTQKEQESEGDRVCTECGTETLVKSGDRGELVCEDCGLVVEGTNIDHGPEWRAFNHSERQNKSRVGAPTTQAMHDKGLTTQIDWKNKDAYGRSLSADKRSQMRRLRKWQERIRTKDAGERNLQSALSEIDRMASALGIPRSVREVASVIYRRALSEDLIRGRSIEGVATSCLYAACRQEGIPRSLEEVAEVSRVERKEIGRTYRYVSQSLGLDMKPVDPQEYVPRFCSDLDLSEEVEAKTREIIQVTTEKGLLSGKSPTGYAAAAIYAASLLCNEKKTQREVADVAQVTEVTIRNRYQEQIEAMGIQ